A genomic region of Anopheles coustani chromosome 3, idAnoCousDA_361_x.2, whole genome shotgun sequence contains the following coding sequences:
- the LOC131263712 gene encoding uncharacterized protein LOC131263712 has protein sequence MRTDKGDSLRMFVIAIVATGLVAQTLAFDANFYANLITFGIYNSDQNVTANVTSDFKDFGALGCNSSDPFAVIVHGWKESCQTEWLVDMVSNLTSVRSGCIYCMNYNNFSRHDDYFGLVRQFVPISDVLVTKLQQLDDFGYDFDRGYMFGFSYGAHLALDSLRKFSPGKLGVLDVCEPAGPGFDGEQSYREKDPMQAAKNVQCIHTSDNYGTHERKCHQNWNLGRCGKSQDAAGPYPKGSHGLCPYIYNSAFKHDFLAMPNKQNCETKRLAPAWPKGFRMGYFTDRKSDVIGDLFAATSREYPYFDNTFANEVNEV, from the exons atgcgTACCGATAAAGGAGATTCGTTGCGAATGTTTGTGATCGCCATTGTAGCCACAGGCTTAGTGGCGCAGACCCTGGCATTTGACGCAAATTTTTACGCAAACTTAATCACGTTTGGGATTTACAACAG CGACCAAAACGTGACCGCAAACGTAACGTCGGACTTTAAGGATTTCGGAGCGCTCGGCTGCAACAGTTCGGATCCGTTTGCGGTGATAGTGCACGGGTGGAAGGAGAGCTGCCAGACCGAATGGTTGGTGGATATGGTTTCCAACCTGACGAGCGTGCGGTCTGGGTGTATTTATTGTATGAACTACAACAACTTCTCCCGCCATGACGACTACTTCGGTCTGGTGCGTCAGTTCGTGCCGATATCGGATGTGCTTGTGACAAAGTTGCAACAGCTGGACGACTTTGGCTACGACTTTGACCGGGGCTACATGTTCGGCTTCAGCTACGGGGCCCACCTGGCACTGGATTCGCTGAGAAAGTTCAGCCCAGGAAAGCTGGGCGTGCTGGACG TCTGTGAACCGGCCGGCCCAGGGTTCGACGGGGAGCAGAGCTACCGCGAGAAGGATCCCATGCAAGCGGCCAAGAATGTGCAGTGCATCCACACGAGTGACAACTATGGTACGCACGAGCGTAAGTGTCATCAGAACTGGAACCTGGGACGGTGTGGCAAGTCGCAGGATGCGGCCGGACCGTACCCGAAGGGATCGCACGGCCTCTGCCCGTACATCTACAACAGCGCGTTCAAACATGACTTCCTAGCGATGCCGAACAAGCAGAACTGCGAAACGAAGCGGCTTGCACCGGCATGGCCGAAGGGCTTCCGGATGGGCTACTTTACCGATCGTAAAAG CGACGTGATTGGTGATCTTTTCGCGGCCACCTCGAGGGAGTACCCGTACTTCGATAATACCTTCGCTAACGAAGTCAATGAAGTTTAA